A window of Flavobacterium flavigenum contains these coding sequences:
- a CDS encoding sensor of ECF-type sigma factor gives MKIKNILPIVLFLVSFSFYAQSEKIDEKREKIKAYKVSFLTTELELTSNEAEKFWPIYNAFDDKQYELRHEKMKTYFRKLNDDSVNSLSEKEASALLSQIESTDKELYYLREKYMSNLRKVLSAKKILKLKKSEDDFNRKLLKQYKEKAGKN, from the coding sequence ATGAAAATCAAAAATATACTGCCCATAGTACTGTTTTTAGTTAGCTTTTCATTTTATGCACAAAGTGAAAAAATAGATGAAAAACGCGAAAAGATTAAAGCTTACAAAGTGTCTTTCTTGACTACAGAATTGGAACTTACATCAAATGAAGCTGAAAAATTCTGGCCAATTTATAATGCTTTTGATGATAAGCAATATGAATTACGTCATGAAAAAATGAAAACGTATTTTCGAAAATTAAATGATGACAGTGTTAATTCGCTTTCAGAAAAAGAAGCTTCTGCTTTATTGTCTCAAATAGAAAGTACAGACAAAGAACTGTATTATTTAAGAGAAAAATATATGAGTAACCTTCGCAAAGTGCTTTCTGCTAAAAAAATATTAAAACTTAAAAAATCAGAAGATGATTTTAACCGAAAATTGTTGAAACAATATAAGGAAAAAGCAGGTAAAAACTAA